GCCCGCACGCCGAGCGCTACGCGCCCTATCATCCCGAATGGCAGCCGACGCTCGAGGCGCAGCTCATCAACCACACGGACGCGATCGCGTACTTAAACCACGACCTGGACGACGGCTTGGAGAGCCGCATCCTCGCATGGGACGAACTATGCGAGGTGCCGGTATTCGCCCAGATGCTGGCGCAGGTGCACGCGCGGTACGGCGCGATCGAGCGCCAGCATCAGAAGACGCAGGCTATCAGCCATCTGATCGGCTATTTCATCACCGATCTCGTCGATTCCACGAAGCGGAACATCGCGGCAAATGGCGTGGAGACGCTCGCCGACGTGCGCGCGTGCGCCGGGACGCTCGTCGAGCATTCCGTCGAGGCGCGCGAGCTGCAGGAAGCCTTGCGCGTGTACCTGTTCGACAATCTCTACAAGAGCCCGCCACTGGAGCACCGGCGGTTCCAGGCGCAGAACACCTTGCGAAAGCTTTTCGCGGCCTACGATATCTGCCCGAGTATGATGCCCAGGCGCTACCAACATTTGGCCAAGGAAGCGGGCAAGCGCCGCGCGATCGCGGACTACATCGCCGGCATGACCGATCGCTACGCGCTTCAGGAATACGCCCATCTCTACGAAGCGCCGCCGCTTGGATGAAATTGAAGATTGAAGATTGAAGATTGTGTGAACCTCTTCGCCGGTTTTTCCGTCGTCCTAAAAAGAGGAGTTGCTCTATCGCGACGACCAACCGCACCATCGCGGC
The bacterium genome window above contains:
- a CDS encoding deoxyguanosinetriphosphate triphosphohydrolase — its product is MSRPTDGRHSMASDDRDNLAPFAAHDAHSIGREHDERFKDNRPAYERDRDRIVHCSAFRRLEYKTQVFVNHEGDYYRTRLTHSIEVAQISRGVARKLGLNIDLAESLALAHDLGHTPFGHSGEDTLNELMADDGGFEHNWQSLRVVTLLEDRYPGFDGLNLTFETREGIIKHSTYYDRPHAERYAPYHPEWQPTLEAQLINHTDAIAYLNHDLDDGLESRILAWDELCEVPVFAQMLAQVHARYGAIERQHQKTQAISHLIGYFITDLVDSTKRNIAANGVETLADVRACAGTLVEHSVEARELQEALRVYLFDNLYKSPPLEHRRFQAQNTLRKLFAAYDICPSMMPRRYQHLAKEAGKRRAIADYIAGMTDRYALQEYAHLYEAPPLG